GGATTTCTGCCGCCGACTCGGCGGCGGCGCCCATGCCAACATGGTGGATCACAATCAAATCTGTGACTTCCCTGGTCGCCAGAGGACCAAAGGCCAGATTAGTCTCCTGAATGTCTAAATCTCTTTCTTTAATAGCCGTCGGACCACTGAAGCTTCCCGCGTCAATCCTCAGACGGCTCCTGCCGGCGCGAAGCACCGACGGAATCAGGGCATACCGCAGCTCTGGCAAAACCGCCTGGTTCCTGGCAATCAGCCGGACAGAGCAATCCTGCGCATTGACTGCTTTCACTTCTACCTGCTTAATATATGGATTGTCGTATTTCATTGCCCCGGCGAAATCACCGGGCTGGCAGTTTTTTATCAAAAACAGGAAACCAACGGAAGACTGCTGCGGAATAATTTCAGGAATACTCGAGATCAACAGCTCGAACCGGAAATAATTTTGATTGCTGCCGTCCGGGTTCTCCAGCCCAGCCTGGACACTTAACAGCTTAGCCGGCTGCTCTTTAGCCAAAACCTTATATATATCCAACAAATTTTGTCCGAACCAAAAGGCTGTACATGCGCCAAAAGTACTTTGCAGAAATTTTCTCCGATTCATCTAATAAACCACCAATTCTATGTTACTTTATTCCATTCTATTTCGCTCTGATTTTCCATATCCCTGTCAGCGCTAAACAGGTAAAAAATAGTAATGCAACAAAAAAATAACCGCTGATACAGTATAATCAGCGGTTATTAGTCCTGCTAACAGGGTAAACGGCGAATCACGGCAAACCACATTTTGGGTCCTCCTGCCGGAAAGGCTTCGGAATGTTCGGCCAAAAACGCCGGATTGATTTCACCAACGACTTGCTGGATCGACTCAACCTCCCAGCCATCCGCAAAAATATCGGACAACTCCTGCCTGGAAACGCCCCCTTCCGGAGCCTCTTCGGTAAAACTCAGTAAGAAAAGTCTTCCGCCCGGCTTTAACACATGGGCCAATCCCTGCACATACAGTTTTTGCTCCTGCTTCTGTTCCGCTCCCGTATATACATGAAACAGACCACTGTCAATCACGCTGGAAAAACGTTCGTCCCAATTGACCAGCGTCATTGCGTCTTTCACCAAAAAACGTACGGATAAATCCTTGCCGACGGCCTTTGCCTGAGCCAGTTGAATCGCTTTTTCCACAAAATCAATCCCGGTAACATCAAGTCCCTTAGCGGCAAAGAAGATTGACGTACTGCCAGTACCGCAGCCAACATCAAGCACGGGGCTTTCGATTTGGTCGCTCACCGTTAAAAAAGGCGTCTGGGGTCTGCCAATGTCCCAGGGAGGAGCCGCCTGATAGTGTTCCACAAAGCCTTCATGAGCTGAGCTATAGTTCTTCATTGCCTCTGGATCGTATTTCATAATTTTTCACTCCTTCATAAAGTAATAGCTGGAGAAAAAATAAATCAGCCTGTTAAAACCGTTCTCGTGGCCATTCGCCGAATCTTCTACGGCGATCATCAAAGTCATGCGGGTGCTGCCAATGCTCAGGAAACTCCTCTGGCTCACAGGCAACTGTTTTTTGCAGCGCACCAATGACCCGCTCCAGATAACCGGCCAGCACTTCCTGTTCCTCCTGGTTTAAGCACTGAAACATATCGTCGGCAGCAAGCTCTCTGGCCCGCCGCTCCTCGCTTGCCGCAGCGGCTGCCGCTCCTTCGGCGGTTAACTGAATTTCCATGGCCCGCCGGTCTTCAGTGGAAGGCGTCCGGCGAATATAACCATTCGACTCCAGCTTAGCCAGCAGCTCTCCCATCGATTGCGGTCTTATACCAAGTAAATAGGAAAGTTTCTTTTGACTCATTTCCGGCTGCAGCTTAAGCAACGCCAAAATTCTGCCCTGACCGCGAAACGGATCATGGTGCTGACTGGCTCCCATTTGATGGTGTTTCTGCATAAACAAGCGGCTAAGCAGGATAAACTTTTCCGTCAAATTGTAACTTGTTTTCTCCATTGTACTCATCCTTTTTAGATTTTATTAAGGTACCTTATATATATAATACAGGTACCTTAATAAAATGTCAATCTGTTATTTACTGCCAAATACCCCTACTTTTCCCGTCAAGAATGCCGTCACCTGAGCTCAGGACAGCGGTGACGGCATTATTTGTGCCATTTTATTATTCCTGTGTTTTTGCTTGCTTACCTGAAGAAAAATTTCTCGAGATGCCGGCAGGTTTGAAGCACCGTTTAGATCAAACGGTATTTTCTAAGCAGTTCTTCCAGCACCGTACCCGAGATTTTCCGCAACATTTTTTTCTCCATTACGTGCAATAAGAAAGGCAGCTTTATGTCAGTCAGTTTTCTGCCGTCCATCATCTTAGACATCGCGTCCAACAAGACCCGGACATCGTAGCAGGAAGCAAAAACCTCCGGTACCCCCCTGTCCACATCCAGCAGCGTATACACTGCCTCCATGGCCGTCCGCACAGAATACTCGGTGGTAAATACAGTATCGCGCACCGTATCGGCAAACTGTCCGATAAAGGCAAAATTCACACTGCCCTCCGGTACTACCTTCGGCCTGTCGCCCGCCTTCCGGGGCATGAAGAAGGCGGTAATATACGGCATCATACAGGGAATACAATGGGCCGAACGGGCAGCCAAATCGGCAATCTGCTGTTCCGGTACTCCCAGGTGGTACAGCCATTCCTCTACAATCTCCCTGCCGGTACATTCTCTCATCGGTTTTTTGATGTAATTGCCGGGAACATCGGTAAATAAGCCGTAAAGCCAGATAACCAGTTGTTCTTTAGGCTGCTCCTTAAAGTGGGGCTGACGGTTTAAGGTATAGCTCATCAGCCAGTTTGAGTCCTTTACGGTAATAATCCCGCCGGTAACAACCCTGCCGCTAAAAGGATCACGCTTGGCTATTTTCTGAATATAAGGAGGAATCCGGTCATCAAGAGTGGTAATAGTGGCCGATTCCCAGTTGGTGGCTTTTATATCGGTGCAAAAGACATCTGGGTTTCCAAACGCCGGGTCCTGCCGGGCAATACGGCGCCAAAGTTCCCAACAGCCTCCGGTAGCTGTATTCAGTCTGGGCGCATAGTGATCATCGCCATAGGTAGAGTTTTCCGTACAGCTCCCGTTAGTAATAAAGACCAGATCATTTTCCGTCAATTCGATGACTTCTTCCCGGTCATCACGCTGATAGAGAATTTTACCGGCTGTCTTTTTGGTGCCGCAGATGTCAAAAATTACATTGACGACTCTGCTGTTATAGTGAAACTGCACCCCATGGGCGGCGAGATAGGAAACCAACGGGCGAATCAATGATTCATACTGATTGTATTTAGTGAACTTCAAGGCTGAGAAGTCGGGAAGACCGCCAATATGATGAATAAAACGCTGAAGGTACAGCTTCATTTCCAAGGCACTGTGCCACTCTTCAAAAGCAAACATGGTCCGCCAATAGAGCCAGAAATGGGAGCTAAAAAATTCGTCCGTAAAAACGTCGCATATTTTCAAATCATACAAATTCTCGTCGCTGGTCATAAAGACTTTCATAATTTCCAGCGCAGCCTTTTCACTTAAGCCGAATTTCCCGTCCGTATGAGCATCCTGCCCGCGCTTTTCCGTCACTCGCATGAGCGAATAATTAGGGTCCCGCTTGTTCAGCCAATAAAATTCGTCCAACACCGATATGCCTTCCGTCTCCAGCGAAGGAATCGACCGGAACAGGTCCCACAGACATTCAAAATGGTTCTCCATCTCGCGACCGCCGCGGATGATAAACCCTTTCTGGCTGTCATGAATTCCGTCGCAGGCACCGCCGGCAATCGGAAGCTCTTCCAGAATATGAATACGATCCCCTTGCAGCTGTCCGTCCCGGATCAGAAAGCAGGCGGCCGCTAAAGAAGCCAACCCGGAACCGACAAGATAGGCCGACTTATCATCCACACCCACCGGTTTCTGAGGCCGGGCAAAGGCCTCATAATTTCCACTGCTATAATACAAGCTGCATCCTTCCCTTCTTCATTCACTCAGATTGAGTCATCAGTTCTCGCGCGACCAGACAAAACTCCATCGTAAACCACACTGTAAATAATCGGAAATTCATTACATTGTGCAAGCTAGCTATTGCTACTGTTCATTATGTGCAGTTTGAAGGAAAATATTTAACCCTGTCACAGGAACCCCTGCACCGTACTATTTTTATCCGTTCCGCCCCCGAGGATAAGAAATTCATTCCTTCTCATCAATAAAATCAAATAACCCCTGCCGGATTTCTTAAAATCCAGCAGGGGTTATTTTCCCGGTACCTATTCTGCCTGTACAAACCGCTCCGGATAAGTCCAGCCGCATTGTTTGCCCCAGGTTTCCAAAACGGCAAACACCGGCAGCAGCCCTTTTCCCAGCTCGGTCAACGAATATTCAACCCTTGGCGGGATCTCGTTGTACTGATGCCTGTTAATGACACCGGCTTCCTCCAGTTCCTGCAAGGTCTGAGCCAGCATGACATTGGAAATGCCGTTTAGCTGACGCCTCAGCTCATTAAACCGGATTACCTCCTGTTTGGCTACTTGCCAGATGACATGCATCTTCCATTTTCCACTTAGTAACTCGATGGTATATTCAATGGGACAGGGTATCGACGAGAGTTCACGTCTTTTCATAATAACCTCCGCTCAGTAATTTCAAGTAAGTTTTTATTAAGTATGTAATAAAAACTTTAGTACTTGTTCACTTCTTATCACCATGCTAGTATTATAACCAATTAGACATATATTGTAAATATGAGGAGTTGGTTATTGTGAAAATTGCGTTAATCGGAGCCACAGGTTTTGTCGGCTCTCAACTGGTCGGTGAAGCGCTTAGCCGAGGCCATCAGGTGACGGCCATCAGCCGGGACACCAGCAAATTGACCTGCCAGGACGAAAAACTGTTCCCTCTCGCGCTGGATATCAACGATACCGGCGCACTGACCGCTTTATTCAAGCAGCAGGATGTCGTCATCAGCGCGTTTAACTCAGGCTGGAAAAACCCTAATCTCTATGAGGATTATAAGAAAGGCTACGCCTCCATTCTGGCAGCGGCCAAAAACTCCAGGGTAAAACGCATTCTGATTGTAGGCGGCGCGGCAAGTTTGATCCTCCCCTCCGGCGAAAAGGTCTATGACGTACATATCCCGGAGGACTTTAAAACAGCAGTCCGGGGTCCGTTGGAGCTGCTGGAGGAACTGCGTCAGGAAAGGGAACTGAACTGGACCTTTATCAGCCCGGCTCCCAATTTGACCGCCGGCGACAAGACCGGACACTTCCGGCTTGGTAAAGACAATCCGGTCACTGACGAAAAAGGGGAAAGCCGTATTTCGGTGGGTGATCTGGCTGTCGCCATCCTGGATGAAATAGAAGCACCGCAATTTATCCGTCAGCGCTTTACCGCCGGCTATTAAAGGGCGCAGCAGGTCTGCAACAACGAATCCCCCAGCCATAGCTGATCTATGGCTGGGGGATTGTCCTGTACTCAGTTAGATACTTCGGTCCGTTGGCCTTTAGTGATACGCCACGCATCAATCAGGCTGCCGCTTTGCTTAAACGCTTTAACTGTCAGGGAGTTGTTCTCTTCTTCCACGGTCAAATAGTTCGGCTCGTCCTGCGGGTTATAGAAAAAATCGTTCCACTCGCGGGCAATGGAATCAGCATAGGTTTTGCTGCCGCTGCGGCCGGTGGCAACGTAAATGGTTCCCTGGGCCGGACTGTCCGCCGGTGTACCGCCAAACAGCGGCGGCGTATGAGCATACACATGATCATGGGCGGTAAACGCCAGATCGGCATGGTATTGCTCGATAATCGGGGCAAAGGCGGTCTTTATGACTCCATTGCCTGCAGCCTTGTTGTTATAAGGCGCCCGATGTAAAAAAACCAATTTCCATTTTTGCCGTGCAGCCGCCAGATCCTGTTCCAGCCATCGCTTCTGCTGCTCCAGCATGTCCGGCACAAAACGGCCTTCCTCGCCAATCTGGGTATCCAGCATCACAAAATGGATATCACCGTAGTCAAAGGAATACGCCTGTCCCTTCAGTCCCGCCGGTCCATTCAACGGCAGCTTGAACTGGGCGGTAAACAAAGCCGGCATGGCAAGCTTTCCCCCCGGTCCATAGGTTTCGTGATTGCCCACCAGCGGCATGCAGGGTATATTCTCTAACACTCCCTGGCTCGCGTTGAACCAGGCATCCCACTGGCCATAATCTTGTCCCACATCAACCAGATCGCCCATATTGATAAAAAAGGCGGCGTCCTGATTCGCCTGATAGGCCTGCTGCAGGGTGGTGCGCCAGGTATTGTAGTTAATGCTTTGGGAGTCGCCGAAGATCATAAACTTC
This portion of the Propionispora hippei DSM 15287 genome encodes:
- a CDS encoding class I SAM-dependent methyltransferase codes for the protein MKYDPEAMKNYSSAHEGFVEHYQAAPPWDIGRPQTPFLTVSDQIESPVLDVGCGTGSTSIFFAAKGLDVTGIDFVEKAIQLAQAKAVGKDLSVRFLVKDAMTLVNWDERFSSVIDSGLFHVYTGAEQKQEQKLYVQGLAHVLKPGGRLFLLSFTEEAPEGGVSRQELSDIFADGWEVESIQQVVGEINPAFLAEHSEAFPAGGPKMWFAVIRRLPC
- a CDS encoding peptidoglycan recognition protein family protein codes for the protein MNRRKFLQSTFGACTAFWFGQNLLDIYKVLAKEQPAKLLSVQAGLENPDGSNQNYFRFELLISSIPEIIPQQSSVGFLFLIKNCQPGDFAGAMKYDNPYIKQVEVKAVNAQDCSVRLIARNQAVLPELRYALIPSVLRAGRSRLRIDAGSFSGPTAIKERDLDIQETNLAFGPLATREVTDLIVIHHVGMGAAAESAAEIHRFHLRNGWSGIGYHYVVHQDGTIERGRPRDTVGAHTYGFNQASIGIVLDGNFEEIAPTDIQLDKAARLVAALSHTYQLSPDNRSVRGHRDLNATLCPGKNLYCELSQVRDKALVYMKQ
- a CDS encoding winged helix-turn-helix transcriptional regulator → MKRRELSSIPCPIEYTIELLSGKWKMHVIWQVAKQEVIRFNELRRQLNGISNVMLAQTLQELEEAGVINRHQYNEIPPRVEYSLTELGKGLLPVFAVLETWGKQCGWTYPERFVQAE
- a CDS encoding oleate hydratase, giving the protein MYYSSGNYEAFARPQKPVGVDDKSAYLVGSGLASLAAACFLIRDGQLQGDRIHILEELPIAGGACDGIHDSQKGFIIRGGREMENHFECLWDLFRSIPSLETEGISVLDEFYWLNKRDPNYSLMRVTEKRGQDAHTDGKFGLSEKAALEIMKVFMTSDENLYDLKICDVFTDEFFSSHFWLYWRTMFAFEEWHSALEMKLYLQRFIHHIGGLPDFSALKFTKYNQYESLIRPLVSYLAAHGVQFHYNSRVVNVIFDICGTKKTAGKILYQRDDREEVIELTENDLVFITNGSCTENSTYGDDHYAPRLNTATGGCWELWRRIARQDPAFGNPDVFCTDIKATNWESATITTLDDRIPPYIQKIAKRDPFSGRVVTGGIITVKDSNWLMSYTLNRQPHFKEQPKEQLVIWLYGLFTDVPGNYIKKPMRECTGREIVEEWLYHLGVPEQQIADLAARSAHCIPCMMPYITAFFMPRKAGDRPKVVPEGSVNFAFIGQFADTVRDTVFTTEYSVRTAMEAVYTLLDVDRGVPEVFASCYDVRVLLDAMSKMMDGRKLTDIKLPFLLHVMEKKMLRKISGTVLEELLRKYRLI
- a CDS encoding purple acid phosphatase family protein, which translates into the protein MRIIKSLRRGLTIFTFVAGLLAVSAVSSGFSVQLAVAAALPSHITLTWAGDPRTTQTITWKTDALTQGGQVQYWPVLPGKAEEKQTLPAQVEQVESNWGTLTLHTATLTGLNPGSSYAYRVGREGAWSEPHQFATAPDRPQRLKFMIFGDSQSINYNTWRTTLQQAYQANQDAAFFINMGDLVDVGQDYGQWDAWFNASQGVLENIPCMPLVGNHETYGPGGKLAMPALFTAQFKLPLNGPAGLKGQAYSFDYGDIHFVMLDTQIGEEGRFVPDMLEQQKRWLEQDLAAARQKWKLVFLHRAPYNNKAAGNGVIKTAFAPIIEQYHADLAFTAHDHVYAHTPPLFGGTPADSPAQGTIYVATGRSGSKTYADSIAREWNDFFYNPQDEPNYLTVEEENNSLTVKAFKQSGSLIDAWRITKGQRTEVSN
- a CDS encoding NAD(P)-dependent oxidoreductase, translated to MKIALIGATGFVGSQLVGEALSRGHQVTAISRDTSKLTCQDEKLFPLALDINDTGALTALFKQQDVVISAFNSGWKNPNLYEDYKKGYASILAAAKNSRVKRILIVGGAASLILPSGEKVYDVHIPEDFKTAVRGPLELLEELRQERELNWTFISPAPNLTAGDKTGHFRLGKDNPVTDEKGESRISVGDLAVAILDEIEAPQFIRQRFTAGY
- a CDS encoding MarR family winged helix-turn-helix transcriptional regulator, which produces MEKTSYNLTEKFILLSRLFMQKHHQMGASQHHDPFRGQGRILALLKLQPEMSQKKLSYLLGIRPQSMGELLAKLESNGYIRRTPSTEDRRAMEIQLTAEGAAAAAASEERRARELAADDMFQCLNQEEQEVLAGYLERVIGALQKTVACEPEEFPEHWQHPHDFDDRRRRFGEWPRERF